A genomic stretch from Planctomycetaceae bacterium includes:
- a CDS encoding glucose-1-phosphate adenylyltransferase: MEMRHVVCLILGGGKGTRLLPLTEVRSKPAVPVGGKYRLIDVPISNCINSGINKMYVLTQFNSVSLHRHIRQTYNFDLFHNGYVEILAAQQTLNDVNWYQGTADAVRKQLHVLKEHGNRYVLILSGDQLYRMDFRRMLATHVNNKAGVTISTVPVTADAARGFGIMQLDSTGRVNGFVEKPKDEASLDKVRTPAEWINQQGIEANGREYLASMGIYLWDRDLLVDLLESTDYEDFGRDIFPMAIKHHHVQTHLFDGYWEDIGTIKAFFDANLALADTNPPFRFADRLSPIFTRPRFLPSTRMESCTIRQSLVADGCTIGEGASVDRCVLGMRTHLGSNVTLKNVVMMGADFYPENDSFATRSLNGPVWGIGDNAYIDGALLDKNVCVGRNARIVASEAPSPNCDCDEVYMRDGIAVVRKNARIPDNWSFANRSQ, encoded by the coding sequence ATGGAAATGCGTCACGTCGTTTGTCTGATTCTCGGCGGGGGAAAAGGCACGCGGCTGCTGCCACTGACCGAAGTGCGATCAAAGCCGGCGGTCCCTGTTGGCGGTAAGTATCGTTTGATTGACGTACCCATTTCCAACTGCATCAACAGCGGCATCAATAAGATGTACGTGCTGACACAGTTCAATTCGGTCAGTCTGCACCGCCATATCCGACAGACATACAATTTCGACTTGTTTCACAATGGCTATGTCGAAATTCTGGCCGCTCAGCAAACTCTGAATGACGTCAACTGGTACCAGGGAACGGCGGATGCCGTCCGAAAACAACTACACGTCCTGAAAGAGCATGGAAATCGCTACGTTCTGATACTGTCAGGCGATCAGCTCTATCGTATGGACTTTCGCAGGATGCTTGCGACGCATGTCAACAACAAAGCAGGGGTCACCATTTCTACTGTTCCGGTAACCGCAGATGCCGCCCGAGGATTCGGCATCATGCAGCTGGACAGCACTGGACGTGTGAACGGATTCGTCGAAAAGCCGAAAGACGAAGCATCACTGGACAAGGTCAGGACACCAGCAGAATGGATCAACCAACAGGGAATTGAGGCCAATGGCCGCGAGTACCTGGCGAGCATGGGCATCTACCTTTGGGACCGAGACCTTCTGGTCGACCTGCTCGAATCCACAGATTATGAAGACTTTGGCCGCGATATCTTTCCAATGGCGATCAAGCATCACCATGTTCAAACTCACCTTTTCGATGGATACTGGGAAGATATCGGTACGATCAAAGCGTTCTTTGATGCCAACCTCGCGCTTGCTGACACCAATCCTCCGTTTCGTTTTGCGGACCGCCTCTCGCCAATCTTTACGCGTCCGAGATTTCTGCCATCCACTCGTATGGAATCCTGCACGATCCGCCAAAGTCTGGTCGCTGACGGCTGCACGATCGGCGAGGGAGCCAGCGTGGATCGATGCGTGCTCGGAATGCGCACACATCTCGGAAGCAACGTCACCCTGAAGAACGTTGTCATGATGGGAGCCGACTTCTATCCGGAAAACGACTCATTTGCGACGCGAAGCCTGAATGGTCCCGTTTGGGGAATCGGGGATAACGCCTACATCGACGGCGCTTTGCTCGACAAGAACGTCTGCGTCGGCCGAAATGCACGTATTGTGGCGAGCGAAGCGCCATCGCCCAACTGCGATTGTGATGAAGTCTACATGCGGGACGGTATCGCCGTGGTTCGCAAGAACGCCCGAATTCCTGACAACTGGTCCTTCGCGAATCGTTCCCAATAG
- a CDS encoding ABC transporter substrate-binding protein, which yields MNAVFQRVLLMAGLFWCVTGCTKSEPVVALKDGTTRVKLALNWFPECEHGGFIAGDVHGHFSARDLDVEIIPGAVGAPQQVIADLASGRILFAVSDADNVVKARSRGAKLVAVMAAMQNSPRCIMVHEGAGIERLEDLANLELAISESRPFALWMKRKLPLTNVTMIPFSGSVAEFLTKPKFAQQAYVFSEPFVAREKGGDPKTLMVSDLGFNPYASLLVTTEEAIQTQPDLVKQVVDGCLEGWQTYLQDATQTNQAIHSMNDGMSIAALEFGVSAMRPLCLPEESTKLGEMSLTRWQTLVSQIEEVGEIEAGSVKAEDCFSTKFLPESGEK from the coding sequence ATGAATGCCGTGTTTCAACGTGTTCTGCTGATGGCAGGACTATTCTGGTGTGTGACCGGGTGCACGAAATCTGAGCCGGTTGTTGCTCTGAAGGATGGTACCACAAGGGTGAAGTTGGCATTGAACTGGTTTCCGGAGTGTGAGCACGGCGGGTTCATCGCCGGCGATGTTCATGGACATTTTTCAGCCAGAGACTTGGATGTTGAGATTATTCCCGGCGCAGTGGGGGCACCCCAGCAGGTGATTGCCGATCTTGCTTCCGGACGAATTCTATTTGCGGTTTCTGATGCGGATAACGTCGTCAAAGCGAGATCCCGAGGAGCGAAACTGGTCGCTGTCATGGCGGCGATGCAGAATTCGCCCCGCTGTATCATGGTTCACGAGGGTGCCGGCATCGAACGGCTGGAAGATCTTGCAAATCTGGAACTCGCAATCAGCGAATCCCGTCCGTTTGCATTGTGGATGAAAAGGAAGTTGCCGTTGACAAACGTCACAATGATTCCGTTTTCCGGGTCCGTGGCGGAGTTTCTGACAAAGCCGAAGTTTGCTCAGCAGGCATATGTGTTCAGTGAACCGTTCGTCGCCCGGGAGAAGGGAGGCGATCCGAAGACTCTGATGGTGTCGGACCTCGGATTCAATCCGTACGCGAGTCTTCTTGTCACAACGGAAGAAGCAATCCAGACTCAGCCAGATCTGGTAAAGCAGGTTGTTGATGGTTGCCTTGAGGGGTGGCAAACATATCTGCAGGATGCCACACAAACAAATCAAGCCATTCATTCGATGAACGATGGGATGAGTATCGCGGCCCTGGAGTTTGGTGTATCAGCAATGCGGCCGCTCTGCCTGCCCGAGGAATCAACGAAATTAGGGGAAATGTCTCTGACGCGCTGGCAAACTCTGGTGTCGCAGATTGAGGAAGTCGGCGAGATTGAAGCGGGCTCGGTGAAGGCTGAGGACTGTTTCTCCACAAAATTCCTTCCGGAATCTGGCGAAAAATAA
- a CDS encoding GDSL-type esterase/lipase family protein, translating to MWTLLFALAMLGASGKCMAQNKAAPASRWEKDISEMESRIASGMSAKGDIVFVGSSSIRLWKLKDSFPELNACNHGFGGSEISDSIEFFDRIVAPVQPKAIVLYAGDNDIAKGKTADRVVADFLKFAEKSDASTGKPTPIFFICIKPSLKRWSMADTIQEANHRIQEICSKSEHLHYVDVWASMLDADGMPKKDLFVKDGLHMSPAGYAIWTRQLATAFTAAGIATDK from the coding sequence ATGTGGACCCTGCTGTTTGCATTGGCGATGCTGGGAGCATCCGGAAAATGCATGGCCCAGAACAAGGCCGCGCCAGCATCCCGATGGGAAAAAGACATTTCCGAAATGGAGTCCCGGATTGCATCTGGAATGTCTGCAAAGGGGGATATTGTCTTCGTGGGTAGTTCCAGTATTCGGCTTTGGAAGCTGAAGGACTCATTCCCTGAATTGAATGCCTGCAATCACGGTTTCGGTGGCTCAGAAATTTCAGATTCGATTGAGTTCTTTGATCGCATAGTTGCACCCGTTCAACCGAAAGCGATTGTCCTGTACGCCGGTGACAACGATATTGCAAAAGGCAAAACGGCAGATCGGGTCGTTGCAGATTTCCTGAAGTTCGCGGAAAAAAGCGACGCGTCAACCGGCAAACCAACCCCCATTTTTTTCATCTGTATCAAGCCAAGTCTCAAAAGGTGGTCAATGGCGGATACCATCCAGGAGGCAAATCATCGCATCCAGGAGATCTGCTCAAAGTCTGAACACCTTCACTATGTTGACGTCTGGGCATCCATGCTGGATGCCGACGGAATGCCGAAGAAGGACTTGTTCGTCAAAGACGGTCTTCACATGAGCCCTGCAGGCTATGCGATCTGGACAAGGCAATTGGCGACCGCATTCACAGCGGCAGGCATCGCGACAGACAAGTAG
- a CDS encoding peptidylprolyl isomerase, with protein MTMPRISRRDLLPTLLVASFLAVGCSGANRNETAPPVMQSLDALESLGDNTNSPPPMGAAATASTATDEGTNVPQEGTFKVKFESTAGDFVIEVNREWAPIGAQRFYDLVKSGFYDECRFFRVVPDFMVQFGLNGDPAINGQWDRNLKDDPVKQSNERGFITFAKTALPNSRTTQVFINFKANTFLDSDGFAPFGKVIEGMENVDAIYSGYGEKPDQGRIQSSGNEYLKGSFPNLDYVKKATIIE; from the coding sequence ATGACCATGCCTCGAATTTCACGACGCGATCTCCTGCCGACATTGCTGGTAGCATCCTTCCTGGCAGTCGGTTGCTCCGGTGCAAACCGAAATGAAACGGCTCCCCCCGTAATGCAGTCACTTGATGCCCTGGAGTCGCTGGGCGATAACACGAACTCACCTCCACCGATGGGAGCCGCAGCAACCGCATCAACGGCTACGGACGAAGGTACCAACGTCCCCCAGGAAGGCACCTTTAAGGTGAAATTCGAAAGCACGGCGGGCGATTTTGTAATTGAGGTCAACCGGGAATGGGCACCGATCGGCGCGCAACGGTTTTACGACCTGGTTAAGAGTGGCTTCTATGATGAATGCCGATTCTTCCGTGTTGTGCCCGACTTCATGGTTCAGTTCGGACTGAATGGAGATCCCGCGATCAACGGCCAGTGGGACCGTAACCTGAAGGATGATCCAGTGAAGCAGAGTAACGAACGGGGCTTTATCACGTTCGCAAAAACCGCGTTGCCTAACAGCCGAACGACTCAGGTGTTCATCAACTTCAAGGCAAATACATTCCTGGACAGCGATGGATTTGCCCCGTTCGGCAAAGTCATTGAAGGAATGGAAAATGTCGATGCGATCTATTCAGGCTATGGCGAAAAGCCCGACCAGGGACGAATCCAGTCCAGCGGCAACGAATACCTGAAGGGTAGCTTTCCAAATCTTGACTATGTCAAAAAGGCAACCATCATCGAATAG
- a CDS encoding sugar phosphate isomerase/epimerase family protein: MPDLTRRKLLSSTTAAGLSWIAHSTHASVLRPASSFAGTAASATDASGKSSAPGIEANSRQFTMDLTPGAIGVKSNQLETIELAHKYGFESVSPDPGFLSGLDDNGREQLLESMKEKNVQWGAAGLPVDFRNDEETFRTGLQQLPRIATGLQKAGVTRVGTWLKPFHDSMTYVSNFRQHARRLREVVRILGDNGLRFGMEYVGPKTLWASTRHSFIHTMPETKELITEIGEPNVGFVLDSWHWFTSHETLDDLRTLTNRDIVACDLNDAPPDIAIDEQIDEQIDSRRELPSATGIIDLKGFLGVLKELGYDGPVRSEPFNAALNQLDNDAACTATAAAMRKAFSLVGG, from the coding sequence ATGCCAGACTTGACCAGAAGAAAACTGTTGTCCAGTACCACCGCTGCCGGACTAAGCTGGATCGCCCACAGCACTCACGCCAGCGTGCTGAGACCTGCGTCGTCGTTCGCAGGGACAGCGGCTTCGGCAACCGATGCTTCGGGGAAATCGTCAGCACCCGGAATTGAAGCCAATTCCAGACAGTTCACCATGGATCTCACGCCCGGCGCCATCGGCGTGAAGTCGAACCAGCTCGAAACCATTGAACTCGCACATAAGTATGGTTTCGAATCTGTCAGTCCCGACCCCGGTTTTCTTTCCGGGCTCGACGATAATGGCCGGGAGCAATTGCTGGAATCAATGAAGGAGAAAAATGTCCAATGGGGTGCCGCTGGGCTCCCGGTTGATTTCCGCAATGACGAAGAGACATTTCGCACCGGCCTGCAACAACTGCCCAGGATCGCGACGGGGCTCCAGAAGGCTGGGGTGACACGCGTGGGCACCTGGCTGAAGCCGTTTCATGACTCAATGACTTACGTCAGCAACTTTCGACAGCACGCCCGGCGACTTCGGGAAGTTGTTCGGATTCTCGGAGACAACGGCCTGCGATTCGGGATGGAATACGTCGGACCAAAGACACTGTGGGCTTCGACTCGCCACAGTTTCATCCACACGATGCCCGAAACGAAAGAATTGATTACTGAAATCGGAGAGCCAAATGTGGGCTTTGTCCTGGACAGCTGGCACTGGTTTACATCTCACGAAACACTGGATGATCTGCGTACGCTGACCAACCGGGATATTGTTGCATGTGACCTGAATGACGCACCACCTGATATTGCGATCGACGAGCAGATCGACGAGCAGATCGACAGCCGCAGAGAGTTACCATCCGCCACCGGCATTATCGATCTGAAGGGCTTTCTTGGCGTTCTCAAAGAATTGGGGTATGACGGCCCGGTGCGTTCAGAACCATTCAATGCCGCGTTGAATCAGCTGGATAACGACGCAGCCTGTACTGCGACCGCCGCTGCCATGAGGAAAGCGTTCAGTCTGGTTGGCGGATAA
- a CDS encoding 7-carboxy-7-deazaguanine synthase QueE: MLISEIFESIQGEGPWSGTRSLFIRTSGCNLRCWFCDTPYTSWQAEGVQYSLEQLCDVVAASESPDVVLTGGEPMLVNDLVPLSRHCRELGKRVTIETAGTVDLDVECDLMAISPKLKNSIPVDAIWGSRHDRIRHQPDVLRALVSRYNAVFKFVIDSPEDLQEVRSYLDEFPEIQLNQIWLMPQARDRDQLAEKSEWLKAAAIENGFQYSSRLHIELFGNRRGI; encoded by the coding sequence GTGCTGATCTCTGAGATCTTTGAATCCATCCAGGGCGAAGGACCGTGGTCCGGTACTCGCTCCCTGTTCATCCGCACGTCGGGGTGCAACCTGCGCTGCTGGTTCTGCGATACGCCGTACACATCGTGGCAGGCTGAAGGCGTCCAGTACTCACTGGAACAACTCTGCGATGTCGTTGCAGCATCTGAGTCTCCGGATGTGGTTTTGACGGGCGGCGAACCGATGCTTGTCAATGACCTGGTGCCCCTCAGTCGGCATTGTCGTGAATTGGGGAAACGAGTCACGATTGAAACGGCTGGCACGGTGGATCTTGACGTCGAATGCGATCTGATGGCGATTAGCCCGAAATTGAAAAACTCGATTCCGGTGGATGCCATCTGGGGATCACGGCACGACCGAATTCGACATCAGCCCGATGTGTTGCGCGCATTGGTTTCCAGGTATAACGCCGTGTTCAAGTTCGTGATCGATTCGCCTGAAGACTTGCAGGAAGTCCGCAGCTATCTGGATGAATTTCCTGAGATTCAGCTGAATCAGATCTGGCTGATGCCGCAGGCTCGGGATCGAGATCAGCTGGCTGAGAAATCGGAATGGTTAAAGGCCGCCGCTATAGAAAATGGTTTTCAGTACTCGTCCCGACTTCATATTGAATTGTTCGGCAATCGGCGGGGAATATAA
- a CDS encoding DJ-1/PfpI family protein — MGQKRVLLLAGDFVEDYEIMVPFQTLLTAGLTVHCVCPGKKAGEQIRTAIHDFEGDQTYSEKPGHNFTLNADFETIDLSDYDGLLIPGGRAPEYLRLNPRVLEIVRTFNDAKKPIAAICHGLQILTAAGIIKGRRCTAYPACGPEITLGGGEYMQIDIDGAFVDGNLVSAPAWPAHPAFCREFLKLLSVPFG, encoded by the coding sequence ATGGGGCAGAAGAGAGTCTTATTGCTGGCAGGTGATTTTGTTGAGGACTACGAAATCATGGTGCCATTTCAGACGTTGCTGACAGCAGGTTTGACCGTCCACTGTGTCTGCCCCGGCAAAAAAGCGGGTGAGCAGATCCGGACGGCGATTCATGACTTCGAAGGTGACCAAACCTACAGCGAGAAGCCCGGCCACAACTTCACTCTGAATGCAGATTTCGAAACCATTGACCTGTCAGATTACGACGGCCTGTTGATTCCCGGTGGTCGAGCTCCCGAATATCTGCGACTGAACCCGCGGGTGCTGGAGATTGTGCGGACGTTCAATGATGCCAAGAAACCAATCGCGGCCATTTGCCACGGCCTGCAGATCTTAACAGCCGCTGGCATCATCAAAGGCAGACGCTGCACCGCTTATCCTGCCTGTGGCCCGGAGATTACTTTGGGTGGTGGCGAGTACATGCAAATTGACATCGACGGCGCGTTTGTGGATGGCAATCTCGTCTCTGCTCCTGCATGGCCAGCACATCCTGCGTTTTGCCGCGAATTTCTGAAGCTGCTGAGCGTGCCGTTTGGCTGA
- a CDS encoding pyridoxal phosphate-dependent aminotransferase, translated as MSAQLSEFAQSLSVETAFTVLAAARKLKAAGKDVVELEIGDSPFNSTEFARQSGLQAIHDNQSHYCPSPGLPEFRTAAATFVRNEFAIPAAAENIAVGPGAKVFEQFFCEAFLGPGDGCLVFSPYFPTYLPNIQRRGARPVLKALKQETAFRPQVSDIEDFLNNDPSPRAIFLNSPHNPTGGITTEQDLRDIADVIRGRNVAVFSDEPYCHMIWKGQHHSLAAQPGMLDQCVAAYTFSKSYSMSGWRLGFCVSSAAITDAISKMINTTLSCTPPIVQLAGKAALERDTAERDQVMKKFRDKVVLLTEALNRIEGFHALDPTATFYVFPNVAPICNRLGITSHGLALYLLEGADDDFGVACLGGECFGEAGGGFLRFSCAEPNERLQQAVDFIPVALSRQDRITKWLEDHPKFRLSEAYPVNS; from the coding sequence ATGAGCGCGCAGCTGAGCGAGTTTGCTCAATCATTGAGTGTTGAAACTGCCTTCACAGTCCTGGCGGCAGCACGAAAATTAAAAGCAGCGGGGAAGGACGTTGTCGAACTGGAAATCGGTGACAGCCCTTTCAACAGCACCGAATTCGCTCGCCAGTCGGGGCTTCAGGCCATCCACGACAACCAGTCGCACTACTGCCCGTCACCAGGCCTGCCGGAATTTCGAACGGCGGCAGCAACATTCGTCCGGAATGAATTCGCGATTCCTGCCGCCGCAGAGAATATTGCTGTCGGGCCAGGAGCCAAAGTCTTCGAACAGTTCTTCTGTGAAGCTTTTCTGGGACCGGGAGATGGGTGCCTGGTTTTCAGCCCTTATTTTCCAACCTACCTGCCGAATATCCAGAGGCGTGGAGCCCGACCCGTCCTGAAGGCCCTCAAACAGGAAACAGCCTTCCGACCGCAGGTGAGCGACATCGAGGACTTTCTGAACAACGACCCTTCGCCTCGCGCGATTTTCCTGAACAGTCCCCACAATCCAACGGGCGGAATCACGACCGAACAGGACCTGCGCGATATTGCGGACGTCATTCGTGGCAGAAACGTCGCTGTTTTCAGTGACGAACCGTACTGTCACATGATCTGGAAAGGCCAGCACCATTCACTGGCTGCCCAGCCCGGAATGCTGGACCAGTGTGTGGCAGCTTACACCTTTAGTAAATCATATTCGATGAGCGGTTGGCGGCTGGGGTTCTGCGTCTCCTCAGCAGCAATTACCGATGCCATCAGCAAGATGATTAACACCACACTTTCCTGTACCCCGCCGATTGTGCAACTCGCAGGCAAAGCGGCGCTCGAACGTGACACGGCCGAACGCGATCAGGTGATGAAAAAATTTCGGGACAAAGTGGTCCTGCTGACCGAAGCCCTGAACAGGATCGAAGGCTTTCATGCACTGGATCCCACTGCCACGTTCTACGTGTTTCCGAATGTAGCGCCCATTTGCAATCGACTTGGTATCACCAGCCACGGACTCGCACTTTACCTTCTGGAAGGCGCTGACGATGATTTTGGCGTCGCGTGTCTGGGAGGTGAATGTTTCGGCGAGGCGGGTGGAGGCTTCCTGCGATTCAGCTGCGCCGAACCTAACGAACGACTGCAGCAGGCAGTTGATTTTATTCCCGTCGCACTGTCACGACAGGACCGCATTACAAAATGGCTGGAAGACCATCCCAAATTCCGGCTGAGCGAAGCCTACCCCGTGAACTCATGA
- a CDS encoding DUF1559 domain-containing protein — translation MDVRRKRTAGFTLIELLVVIAIIAILIALLLPAVQQAREAARRTQCKNNLKQLGLAMHNYHDTFGVFPYGFDQRETLWSAMILPQIEQGNLYATLIWQESGPGNWDANGSPNEKACGTVISAFLCPSTADGGPRDNNGIPGRVPTAYRAVAASNASSDDLSTRVAPYNTSAYTALEIVPLNGMFYGCSKVRMRDIVDGTTNTLMIGESYSDTYVKDGQQMDFWLFGSPQTGGWNPGGKGGTEYSEGLGSACVPINSRLNPTMHGTLMEISFGSYHVGGAQFTLADGSARFISENIDLNLYRSLATIRGGEIVGEF, via the coding sequence ATGGACGTCCGGCGCAAACGTACCGCAGGATTCACACTGATCGAATTACTCGTCGTCATCGCAATCATTGCGATTCTGATTGCGCTTCTTCTGCCCGCAGTTCAGCAGGCGCGAGAAGCTGCACGCCGAACTCAATGTAAGAACAATCTCAAGCAACTGGGTCTGGCGATGCACAACTATCACGACACCTTTGGAGTATTTCCCTATGGGTTTGATCAACGAGAGACTCTCTGGTCAGCGATGATCCTGCCACAAATTGAACAGGGAAACCTCTACGCGACCCTGATTTGGCAGGAAAGCGGCCCGGGTAACTGGGATGCAAATGGTTCGCCGAACGAAAAAGCCTGCGGCACTGTGATCAGTGCATTTCTTTGCCCGTCAACGGCTGACGGTGGTCCACGTGACAACAACGGAATCCCCGGTCGCGTTCCAACAGCCTATCGAGCTGTTGCCGCATCAAATGCATCCTCCGATGACCTGAGCACTCGAGTTGCTCCCTACAACACATCGGCTTATACGGCTCTTGAGATTGTACCGCTGAACGGCATGTTCTACGGCTGCAGTAAAGTGCGTATGCGGGATATTGTCGACGGCACAACCAACACGCTTATGATCGGCGAATCCTATTCTGACACGTACGTCAAAGACGGTCAGCAAATGGATTTCTGGTTGTTTGGTTCACCACAAACCGGCGGATGGAACCCGGGTGGAAAGGGTGGAACAGAATATTCAGAAGGCTTGGGTTCCGCATGCGTCCCAATCAACTCCCGCCTGAATCCGACAATGCATGGCACATTGATGGAAATTTCATTCGGAAGTTATCACGTTGGCGGCGCTCAGTTCACTCTGGCAGATGGTTCAGCACGCTTCATCTCTGAAAACATCGACCTGAACCTCTATCGATCACTTGCCACAATTCGTGGCGGTGAGATTGTTGGAGAATTCTGA
- a CDS encoding DUF58 domain-containing protein, translating into MSETPTSPIPQDPTQLAQFGSLELIARQLVEGLLMGRHRSPYKGSSVEFVEHREYYPGDEIRHIDWRAYGKTNRYYVKEFEDETNVRAHLIVDCSSSMAYAGSTLSKFSYARMLAASLAWLLLNQRDAVGLVTFDSAIRSQVKPSSNRNVFRQIEQHLQQEKTESETSIASVLESLLPTLARRSLLILISDCFDSVDDLVRALQRCRHARHEVIVFRIAAPEEEEFPFERPTQFRNIEQQNHRILVDPLRLRREYLRLYREFAEELSRQCGMLNVGYKRLLTTDPLQSALGSWLAERDARR; encoded by the coding sequence GTGTCTGAAACGCCAACCTCTCCGATTCCTCAGGATCCAACTCAACTCGCTCAGTTCGGTTCGCTCGAGCTGATCGCCCGGCAGTTGGTGGAGGGATTGCTGATGGGCCGTCATCGCAGCCCGTATAAAGGCAGCAGTGTCGAATTCGTAGAGCATCGCGAATACTATCCGGGCGATGAAATTCGGCACATTGACTGGCGTGCTTACGGAAAAACCAACCGCTACTACGTCAAAGAATTTGAAGATGAGACAAATGTTCGCGCTCATCTGATTGTCGATTGCAGTTCCAGCATGGCATATGCCGGTTCAACGCTTTCGAAGTTCTCTTATGCAAGGATGCTGGCCGCATCGCTGGCATGGCTGCTGTTGAATCAGAGAGATGCTGTTGGCCTGGTCACCTTCGATTCTGCCATTCGATCGCAGGTGAAGCCCTCCAGTAATCGAAATGTCTTCCGGCAGATTGAGCAGCATCTTCAGCAGGAAAAAACTGAATCTGAAACCAGCATTGCTTCAGTGCTGGAAAGCCTGTTGCCGACACTTGCACGACGCAGTCTTTTGATTCTGATCAGCGACTGTTTTGATTCTGTGGATGATCTGGTCCGCGCTTTACAAAGATGTCGGCACGCCAGGCACGAAGTGATCGTGTTTCGAATTGCCGCTCCCGAGGAAGAAGAGTTTCCATTCGAACGCCCAACTCAATTCCGAAATATTGAGCAACAGAATCATCGGATCCTCGTTGATCCACTTCGCCTCAGGCGAGAATATCTGCGTCTGTATCGCGAATTCGCCGAAGAATTGTCGCGGCAATGTGGCATGCTGAACGTCGGATACAAACGCCTGTTGACGACGGACCCCCTTCAGTCAGCCCTGGGGTCGTGGCTTGCTGAACGTGATGCTCGCCGATGA
- the hisB gene encoding imidazoleglycerol-phosphate dehydratase HisB yields the protein MSANRYASIERNTSETQIKLSLHLDGTGQSSVETGVGFLDHMLTLFARHGLFDLSVAANGDRHIDDHHTVEDVGICLGRCLGQAIGDKKGISRYGHMTLPMEETLVTSAVDLSGRFAFHFGAQFPSQKIGTFDSELVHEFWNAVASNTMMNLHVLLHHGANSHHIAEGIFKATARALRMAVAIDPRQTGIPSSKGTLSE from the coding sequence ATGTCAGCAAACCGCTACGCCTCCATCGAACGCAACACATCGGAAACTCAGATCAAGCTGTCTCTTCATCTGGATGGTACAGGCCAAAGTTCCGTAGAGACCGGCGTTGGATTTCTCGACCATATGCTGACGCTTTTTGCTCGACACGGTTTGTTCGACCTTTCCGTCGCAGCCAATGGAGACCGGCATATTGATGATCATCACACAGTGGAAGATGTTGGAATCTGTCTGGGGCGTTGCCTGGGCCAGGCCATCGGCGACAAGAAGGGCATCTCTCGCTATGGTCATATGACGTTGCCAATGGAAGAAACGCTGGTCACATCTGCGGTCGACCTGAGCGGTCGATTTGCGTTTCATTTTGGAGCACAATTCCCGTCGCAAAAAATCGGGACGTTCGATTCTGAACTCGTGCACGAATTCTGGAACGCGGTTGCGTCGAACACCATGATGAATCTGCACGTGCTTCTGCACCATGGCGCCAATAGTCACCATATTGCCGAAGGAATTTTTAAGGCGACTGCCCGAGCCTTGCGCATGGCGGTCGCGATCGACCCTCGCCAAACCGGCATCCCGTCTTCCAAAGGGACGCTGTCCGAGTAA
- a CDS encoding carboxypeptidase-like regulatory domain-containing protein yields the protein MIAKIIPQMTARAILASAICTITLTGCSTAPQMDYSKAKLVSVSGTVTLDGEPLPNAVVTFESVVDGTFSFAQTNSSGKYTLQFDSQMSGVTPGQKKVAFSTTRKILGLNSDDESGGEGEGSGEGEVESATPTPNVELVPDCYNKDSKIQVEVTASTTTFNFDLKSDCSTTGATP from the coding sequence ATGATTGCTAAAATAATCCCCCAAATGACGGCACGCGCGATTCTGGCTTCGGCCATCTGCACAATCACTCTGACCGGCTGCAGCACTGCCCCGCAAATGGACTACAGTAAGGCGAAACTCGTCTCTGTGTCCGGCACAGTGACTCTGGATGGTGAGCCGCTGCCGAATGCTGTCGTCACGTTTGAATCCGTGGTCGACGGAACATTCTCCTTCGCTCAGACTAACAGCAGCGGTAAATACACACTTCAATTCGATTCGCAAATGTCAGGCGTGACACCCGGACAGAAGAAAGTGGCGTTCAGCACGACACGGAAAATTCTTGGGTTGAACTCAGACGACGAATCAGGCGGAGAAGGCGAAGGAAGCGGAGAAGGCGAAGTGGAATCGGCGACACCAACGCCTAACGTGGAACTGGTGCCGGACTGCTACAACAAAGATTCAAAGATTCAGGTTGAAGTCACAGCATCAACAACGACTTTCAACTTTGATTTGAAGAGCGACTGTTCCACAACCGGTGCCACTCCTTAA